One Cohnella candidum genomic region harbors:
- a CDS encoding sialidase family protein, with product MTKMRMARNRSIFAFLLLVTILALPACTKSDQEVLPYDVIVHEEKMFEDAGMDARGIFPGQFGAEYGRMLQIGKKRLLAVYTIYDNNGYTNDDHGGTKLQLSESRDDGKTWNAISTVADPGRDLDNGQLIELPNGDLLMACRSVRWQESYRLYVYKSTDKGVTWSRLSTIDENNGEPGSLGYPDKGVYEPHMGFLKDGRLAVFYANEKHVTEEPSYSQIISEKISEDNGATWGKEIFAAWDPDNPGARPGMPVWTQMNNGRYILTFEVCGTDNCNIHYKVSEDAVDWNSGVGTLIPDQLGGPFITSMTDGTLVVVSNSSHLSVSKDYGQTWQTASKDPWPTSLWTSVYTFGKNKIGVMNSVERSGGGHDIRIYFMELPTSFTDDSSIN from the coding sequence ATGACAAAAATGCGAATGGCGAGAAATCGAAGCATCTTTGCTTTTCTTCTGCTTGTCACGATTCTGGCTCTCCCTGCATGTACAAAATCCGATCAAGAGGTTCTACCATACGACGTTATCGTTCATGAGGAGAAGATGTTCGAAGATGCGGGTATGGATGCGAGAGGCATCTTCCCGGGGCAGTTCGGCGCTGAATACGGCAGAATGCTTCAGATAGGTAAAAAACGATTGCTGGCGGTATACACGATCTATGACAACAACGGATACACCAATGACGATCACGGAGGCACGAAGCTTCAACTATCCGAATCCCGGGATGACGGAAAAACGTGGAACGCCATTTCCACGGTAGCTGATCCTGGAAGGGATCTCGATAACGGTCAATTGATCGAGCTTCCAAATGGGGATCTTCTCATGGCATGCCGTTCCGTTCGATGGCAGGAGTCATATCGGCTGTATGTGTACAAAAGCACGGATAAAGGAGTGACCTGGTCCCGTCTCAGCACAATCGACGAAAATAACGGTGAGCCGGGAAGCCTGGGTTATCCGGATAAGGGTGTTTACGAACCTCACATGGGCTTTTTGAAGGATGGCAGGTTGGCCGTATTCTATGCCAATGAGAAGCATGTAACGGAGGAACCCTCCTACAGCCAGATCATCTCGGAAAAGATTTCCGAAGACAACGGGGCCACATGGGGTAAAGAGATTTTCGCGGCATGGGATCCGGACAATCCCGGCGCACGTCCTGGAATGCCGGTATGGACCCAAATGAATAACGGCCGGTACATCCTGACCTTTGAAGTATGCGGGACGGACAATTGCAACATCCATTACAAAGTATCCGAGGATGCGGTTGATTGGAATAGTGGGGTCGGCACTTTGATTCCGGATCAATTGGGCGGTCCTTTCATTACTTCCATGACGGACGGAACGCTGGTCGTCGTTTCCAACTCTTCACATCTTTCCGTAAGCAAGGATTACGGGCAGACGTGGCAAACAGCTTCGAAAGATCCGTGGCCCACATCGCTTTGGACCAGTGTTTACACATTCGGAAAAAATAAAATCGGTGTCATGAATTCCGTTGAACGAAGCGGCGGAGGGCACGATATCCGGATTTATTTTATGGAATTGCCGACTTCTTTTACAGATGATTCTTCAATAAATTAA
- a CDS encoding sialidase family protein — MRDVWSREKAWKWYRDRGWIVGCNFIPSNCSGTLEIWQAYDHDKVRKTMEKELALAAYTGITSVRMLLPYEVWKYEHDGFMQRFDAFLDLIDAYGITLMPIFFDDCGRGPIERASDKPRFGKQHEPVPGHHGGFPSGLLQDSADSTYHMADNRDNWPEMERFVKELVGKYRSDTRILAWDIWNEPGNSGSGGYGNVNRSMDAMEAAFGWAREMEPDQPLTAGPWDFYHDYFDRCKPGELTPIERKAVELSDVVSFHFYGPIDRSVQLIEAFQAYERPIFITEWLHRPFRNDVSDHLPLYRLNDIACFHWGLVNGKTQTHEPWDWIKGMDLDFSRWQHDLYHRDGSPYDDEEIKLFRMLTGKHVTRNGDERMNSAGTISAKWEETVLIHELPVYEDMGLDARYLHPGKFGSQYPRLVILRDGTWLAVYTIYDNNGYTYEADGGNKLEFSASRNQGKTWEKLSVLSHPSRDLDNGQMIELDNGDILLSCRSVRWHESYQLHVYKSTDGGRTWAFWSTIDEMNGSPGSLGNPDKGVYEPHFYRLADGRLSVMYANEKHVIEPPYYSQIISQKISDDDGKTWGDEIWVAWDPASPHLRPGMPVWTRLKDGRYIVVFEVVHLVMYQCVSAAIFYKISKDGIHWEAGNGSPIPEQWGGPYIEQMQEGTLIVTSNSGKISITRDEGKSWQVVETLPFANHLWPSIYSLDNNQFVLLNSAARPGHGEGHNIQMCIGQLAKG, encoded by the coding sequence TTGAGAGACGTTTGGTCCAGGGAAAAAGCATGGAAGTGGTATCGGGATCGAGGCTGGATCGTGGGATGTAATTTCATTCCCAGCAACTGTTCGGGCACCCTCGAGATTTGGCAGGCATACGATCACGATAAAGTCCGAAAAACGATGGAGAAAGAGTTGGCGCTTGCTGCCTACACCGGTATAACCAGCGTTCGCATGCTGCTTCCCTATGAGGTATGGAAATACGAGCACGACGGATTCATGCAGCGTTTCGATGCGTTTCTGGATCTGATCGATGCGTACGGCATCACATTAATGCCGATTTTCTTCGATGACTGCGGCAGAGGGCCGATCGAACGTGCATCCGATAAGCCGCGCTTCGGCAAGCAGCATGAGCCCGTACCTGGGCATCACGGAGGTTTTCCTTCGGGTCTACTCCAAGATTCTGCTGATTCGACCTACCACATGGCGGACAACCGGGACAATTGGCCTGAAATGGAGCGCTTTGTTAAAGAACTCGTGGGCAAATACCGTAGCGATACGCGCATTCTCGCTTGGGATATATGGAATGAACCCGGCAATTCCGGTTCCGGCGGCTATGGCAATGTGAACCGAAGCATGGACGCGATGGAGGCGGCTTTCGGCTGGGCTCGTGAAATGGAACCCGATCAGCCGTTGACAGCGGGTCCCTGGGACTTCTATCACGATTATTTTGATAGGTGCAAGCCGGGCGAACTTACACCGATCGAGCGCAAGGCGGTTGAATTATCCGATGTCGTTTCCTTCCACTTCTATGGTCCAATTGATCGTTCCGTTCAATTGATCGAAGCGTTCCAAGCGTATGAGCGACCTATATTCATCACCGAATGGCTGCACCGACCATTCCGAAACGATGTGAGTGACCACCTGCCGTTGTATCGCCTAAATGACATCGCTTGCTTCCATTGGGGACTGGTAAACGGTAAAACACAAACGCATGAACCTTGGGACTGGATAAAGGGCATGGATCTCGATTTTAGTCGCTGGCAGCACGATCTCTATCATCGAGACGGAAGCCCCTACGACGATGAGGAAATTAAGTTATTTCGTATGCTGACAGGCAAACACGTTACTCGGAATGGAGATGAGCGAATGAATTCAGCAGGGACTATTTCCGCCAAATGGGAAGAAACTGTCCTTATTCATGAACTGCCGGTTTACGAAGACATGGGGTTAGACGCACGCTATTTGCATCCCGGAAAATTTGGCTCGCAATACCCAAGGTTAGTAATTTTGCGGGATGGAACATGGCTCGCCGTATATACGATCTATGACAACAATGGGTATACGTACGAAGCTGATGGAGGCAATAAACTGGAATTTTCGGCAAGTCGGAACCAAGGGAAAACATGGGAGAAATTGTCCGTACTTAGCCATCCATCGCGGGACTTGGACAACGGGCAAATGATCGAGTTGGATAACGGAGACATTTTGCTTAGCTGCCGTTCCGTTCGCTGGCATGAATCCTATCAATTGCATGTTTACAAGAGTACGGATGGGGGCAGGACGTGGGCGTTTTGGTCGACGATCGACGAAATGAACGGTTCACCAGGAAGTCTCGGAAATCCGGACAAAGGCGTCTATGAACCCCATTTCTATCGTTTGGCCGACGGCCGTCTTTCGGTTATGTACGCCAACGAAAAACATGTCATTGAGCCGCCCTATTACAGTCAAATCATCTCCCAGAAAATATCCGATGATGACGGCAAAACGTGGGGAGACGAAATTTGGGTGGCTTGGGATCCGGCGAGTCCTCACCTTCGTCCCGGCATGCCTGTTTGGACGAGATTGAAGGACGGCAGGTATATCGTGGTGTTCGAAGTGGTCCATCTCGTCATGTATCAATGCGTGTCGGCGGCCATTTTTTATAAAATCTCAAAAGACGGCATTCATTGGGAAGCCGGGAACGGCTCTCCGATTCCGGAGCAGTGGGGAGGCCCCTATATTGAACAAATGCAAGAAGGCACTTTGATCGTGACATCGAACTCGGGCAAAATTTCGATTACCCGTGACGAAGGAAAATCGTGGCAGGTGGTTGAAACGCTTCCGTTTGCAAACCATCTGTGGCCCAGCATTTATTCGTTGGACAATAACCAGTTTGTCTTGCTGAATTCGGCGGCAAGACCGGGTCATGGCGAAGGGCATAACATTCAGATGTGCATCGGACAACTAGCAAAAGGATGA
- a CDS encoding carbohydrate ABC transporter permease, whose protein sequence is MESTMRRRQSADPGRWVVLLLLTILALATIFPFVWMASTSVKPMGDVLGAPERLLPLTYDFSTYTKIWSEVPFARYFVNSLIFSSSVVVIALFLNSLAGYAFARLPFKGRNLLFILILCTMMIPFQVIMTPLFIIIYKLGMIDTYQGLIIPKAADAFGIFMMRQFFLTLPRDLEESGRIDGANEFRIYFRIMLPLCKPAFVTLGVFIFMGNWNDLLYPLLLTNSEQFRPIQAAIALFAGKYGTDYSFVMTGLLLASVPTIIAYICAQRFFVSGIAMTGIK, encoded by the coding sequence TTGGAATCCACGATGAGAAGAAGACAAAGCGCTGATCCTGGCCGTTGGGTCGTATTGCTTCTCTTGACCATTCTTGCGCTGGCTACGATCTTCCCTTTCGTATGGATGGCGAGCACTTCGGTCAAGCCGATGGGGGATGTGCTTGGCGCACCGGAGCGGCTGCTGCCGTTAACCTATGACTTCAGCACGTATACGAAGATATGGTCAGAAGTTCCTTTCGCCAGGTATTTCGTAAACTCGCTGATATTCTCGAGCTCCGTGGTAGTTATCGCCCTTTTCCTGAACTCGCTCGCCGGATACGCGTTCGCCAGACTGCCGTTCAAGGGAAGGAATCTGCTATTTATCCTCATTCTGTGTACCATGATGATCCCGTTTCAGGTCATCATGACGCCGCTGTTCATCATTATCTATAAACTAGGCATGATCGACACCTATCAGGGGCTGATTATTCCCAAAGCAGCGGATGCCTTCGGCATCTTCATGATGCGTCAATTTTTCTTGACTCTCCCGAGAGACTTGGAGGAGTCTGGAAGAATCGACGGAGCGAACGAGTTCAGGATCTACTTCAGAATCATGCTTCCGCTCTGCAAACCTGCCTTTGTGACGCTCGGCGTATTTATCTTCATGGGCAATTGGAATGATCTGTTGTATCCTCTCTTGCTCACGAATTCAGAGCAATTCCGGCCAATCCAAGCGGCTATTGCTCTGTTCGCCGGTAAATATGGGACAGATTACAGCTTTGTCATGACGGGGTTGCTTCTGGCGTCCGTGCCAACGATTATCGCGTACATTTGCGCGCAACGCTTTTTCGTAAGCGGCATCGCCATGACGGGCATCAAGTAA
- a CDS encoding carbohydrate ABC transporter permease has product MKWKALAWNKSAVGYLFILPSLAVMTIFVIVPLLFSLLSSLFDFDIMLKNFRFIGLGNYETVLHDERFWNSLKNTVYFVCGNVPLQIILSILVAVAINKRSRLNIVFRTIYFLPVVCSMTIVAMALAMMFDFNIGIVPSLLRELGLPVVDVFNDPTWAMPTIILISVFKGFGFTMVILLAALQGVPESLYEAAEIDGAGRSATFFRITLPSIAPSIAFVVITSIIGSFQVFDQVYVTTKGGPMYKTETIVQLIYTKAFVTNEMGPAIASAILLFLIILVVTLVSLRVGQKSEENL; this is encoded by the coding sequence ATGAAGTGGAAGGCATTGGCCTGGAATAAGTCGGCCGTCGGTTATTTGTTCATCTTGCCCAGTTTGGCCGTCATGACGATTTTCGTCATTGTCCCACTTTTGTTCTCACTGCTGTCGAGCCTATTTGACTTCGATATTATGCTGAAAAATTTCCGTTTTATCGGCTTAGGCAACTATGAAACCGTACTTCATGATGAGCGGTTTTGGAACAGCTTGAAAAATACGGTCTACTTCGTGTGCGGGAACGTCCCTTTGCAGATCATTCTCAGCATTCTGGTGGCCGTTGCGATCAATAAACGATCTCGTCTCAATATCGTTTTCCGAACCATTTACTTTCTTCCTGTCGTCTGCTCGATGACGATCGTGGCCATGGCACTGGCCATGATGTTCGACTTTAACATCGGTATCGTTCCATCGTTGCTGCGTGAATTGGGATTGCCGGTTGTCGACGTGTTCAACGATCCCACTTGGGCGATGCCGACCATCATCCTGATAAGTGTCTTTAAAGGCTTCGGTTTTACGATGGTGATACTGCTCGCTGCGCTGCAAGGAGTCCCCGAAAGTCTGTACGAAGCAGCGGAAATCGACGGGGCGGGAAGAAGCGCTACTTTCTTTCGTATTACGCTGCCCTCCATTGCACCCTCCATCGCTTTCGTTGTCATCACTTCGATCATCGGATCATTTCAGGTGTTCGACCAGGTATACGTTACAACGAAGGGCGGACCCATGTATAAGACGGAGACGATCGTGCAGTTGATTTATACGAAAGCATTTGTGACAAACGAAATGGGACCGGCCATCGCAAGCGCAATCTTGCTCTTCTTGATTATTCTCGTTGTCACGTTGGTAAGTCTGCGAGTTGGTCAGAAGTCCGAGGAAAATTTATAA